In Prevotella sp. oral taxon 475, one DNA window encodes the following:
- the nadD gene encoding nicotinate (nicotinamide) nucleotide adenylyltransferase, with protein sequence MIRTGFYGGSFNPIHNGHIALARRFLEDMKLDEVWFVVSPQNPFKRESNDLLDNQLRLQIVQTAIADEPRFHATDYEFRLPTPSYTWRTLQHLAQDKPEREFTLLIGADNWASFNRWNHHEDILAHHRIAVYPRRHFSIAPATLPPNVTLLRTPLYDISSTNIRHRIRQGMSVADVLPKNILEMAVAAYRVND encoded by the coding sequence ATGATACGCACCGGATTCTACGGAGGGTCGTTCAACCCCATCCACAACGGACATATCGCCCTGGCCCGACGATTTCTCGAAGACATGAAACTGGACGAGGTGTGGTTCGTCGTCTCCCCCCAAAACCCTTTTAAACGCGAGAGCAACGACCTGCTCGACAACCAGCTGCGACTCCAAATCGTCCAAACCGCCATCGCAGACGAACCCCGCTTCCACGCCACCGACTACGAGTTCCGCCTCCCCACCCCCTCCTACACCTGGCGCACACTGCAACACCTGGCACAAGACAAACCCGAACGCGAATTCACCCTCCTGATCGGAGCCGACAACTGGGCCTCCTTCAATCGATGGAATCACCACGAAGACATCCTCGCCCATCACCGCATCGCTGTCTACCCCAGACGCCACTTCTCCATCGCTCCGGCAACACTCCCTCCCAACGTCACACTGCTCCGCACACCGCTCTACGACATCAGTAGCACAAACATCCGCCACCGCATTCGTCAAGGAATGTCGGTGGCGGATGTCCTGCCGAAAAATATTTTGGAAATGGCCGTAGCCGCCTATCGAGTAAACGACTGA
- a CDS encoding DUF6261 family protein: MKLLFKPLEEAIRHEDEALNPPRIDPATEELRLRDAERDRAYRSLQLAIEMGLLAEESATKEAAKKLREILSRYPGVLTADYDSETGALKNLLADLKPADAASALVALGATAIAKRLEDTNAAFDGLFRGRFSGAKSTNTIDLKARRAATDAAVNAIVRRMDSLDDLEPSADVSELINRYNQLVDNRHTLLSQRATLNKAAHDRKIAGIEAMLIPLIPAFEREIGSAPGSLSFTGEVKGSGKDRRFKFYDQRTKVWTWGKLRADGTLAPWVG, from the coding sequence ATGAAATTGCTCTTCAAACCGCTCGAAGAGGCCATTCGACACGAGGACGAGGCACTCAATCCGCCGCGCATCGATCCGGCTACCGAAGAGCTGCGGCTGCGCGACGCCGAGCGCGACCGGGCTTATCGATCCCTGCAGTTGGCCATCGAAATGGGGCTGCTGGCCGAAGAAAGTGCCACGAAAGAGGCCGCTAAGAAACTGCGGGAGATTCTCTCGCGCTATCCCGGCGTGCTCACCGCCGACTACGATTCGGAGACGGGTGCGCTGAAAAATCTGCTGGCCGATCTCAAACCCGCCGATGCGGCTTCGGCCCTCGTCGCGCTGGGAGCTACGGCCATTGCTAAGCGACTGGAAGATACGAATGCCGCCTTCGATGGTCTGTTTCGCGGTCGGTTCTCGGGGGCGAAATCCACCAACACGATCGACCTCAAGGCCCGTCGCGCCGCCACGGATGCGGCCGTCAATGCCATCGTGCGGCGGATGGATTCGCTCGACGATCTCGAACCCTCGGCCGACGTCTCCGAACTCATCAATCGCTACAACCAACTCGTCGACAATCGCCACACGCTGCTCTCCCAGCGCGCCACGCTCAACAAAGCGGCGCACGACAGGAAAATAGCCGGCATCGAGGCCATGCTCATTCCGCTCATTCCGGCCTTCGAGCGCGAAATCGGTTCGGCTCCCGGCTCGCTCTCCTTTACCGGCGAGGTGAAGGGCTCGGGCAAAGATCGCCGCTTTAAGTTCTACGACCAGCGTACCAAGGTATGGACCTGGGGCAAACTACGCGCCGACGGAACGCTCGCGCCGTGGGTGGGCTGA
- a CDS encoding glycogen/starch synthase yields MNRDKLFPDYIFESSWEVCNKVGGIYTVLSTRALTLQRLMPDKIFFIGPDLGSANFDFQETPGLYDDWQSQAANEGLNVRVGRWNVPGSPLAVLVDFRPFFSEKDRIYSEMWEAFQVDSLHAYGDYDEASMFSYAAARVVESFYRHVLKNRDHRVIYHGNEWMTGLGLLYLRQHLPEVATLFTTHATSIGRSIAGNNKPLYEYLFAYNGDQMAGELNMQSKHSIEKQTALHVDCFTTVSDITANECRELLDRPADIVLPNGFEDDFVPKGAAFTAKRKQARKQLLRVANALIGQTFDDDTLILSTSGRYEFRNKGIDVYIDAINRLRFDKRLQRNVLAFIDVPAWVAEPRADLQARLQDCERIYDTPLDHPMLTHWLHNMEQDNVLRMLQSLDFRNAAEDNVKIIFVPCYLNGTDGIFNAPYYDIILGNDLCVYPSYYEPWGYTPLEAIAFGIPCITTDLAGFGLWANTQMARPGIESGVKVIHRTDYNYHDVADEIQSTIVQYASLTKPEVETAQRNAKALSKKALWTRFIAYYATAYDFALRRAEERNKNTKS; encoded by the coding sequence ATGAATAGAGACAAGCTATTCCCCGACTATATTTTTGAATCGAGTTGGGAAGTGTGCAATAAAGTAGGCGGAATTTATACCGTTCTTTCTACAAGAGCATTGACTTTGCAACGGCTGATGCCAGATAAAATTTTCTTTATCGGTCCTGATTTAGGCTCTGCAAACTTCGATTTTCAAGAAACTCCAGGTCTTTATGATGATTGGCAATCGCAAGCAGCCAACGAAGGACTAAATGTTAGGGTAGGGCGTTGGAATGTTCCGGGCTCTCCTCTTGCCGTGCTTGTAGACTTCCGACCGTTCTTTTCCGAGAAAGACCGGATTTACAGCGAAATGTGGGAAGCATTTCAGGTGGACAGCCTACATGCCTATGGCGACTACGACGAAGCTTCGATGTTCTCTTATGCGGCAGCCCGTGTAGTAGAAAGCTTCTATCGCCATGTTCTTAAAAACCGAGATCATCGAGTGATTTACCATGGTAACGAGTGGATGACAGGTTTAGGGTTGCTGTATCTCCGCCAGCATCTGCCGGAAGTAGCCACCCTTTTCACCACTCATGCCACCAGCATTGGTAGAAGCATTGCAGGCAACAATAAACCGCTTTACGAATACCTCTTCGCTTACAACGGCGACCAAATGGCTGGCGAGCTGAACATGCAAAGCAAACACTCGATTGAGAAGCAAACAGCTCTGCACGTAGACTGTTTCACCACCGTGAGCGATATTACGGCTAACGAATGCCGTGAACTTCTGGATCGACCCGCAGACATTGTCCTGCCCAATGGTTTTGAAGACGACTTTGTTCCGAAAGGTGCAGCCTTCACCGCGAAACGCAAACAAGCTCGGAAACAATTGCTCCGCGTGGCCAACGCCTTGATTGGACAAACCTTCGATGACGATACGCTCATTCTCTCGACCAGCGGGCGCTATGAGTTCCGCAACAAAGGCATCGACGTTTATATCGATGCCATCAACCGATTACGATTTGACAAACGGCTCCAGCGCAACGTCTTGGCCTTTATCGACGTACCGGCTTGGGTCGCCGAGCCGCGGGCCGACCTGCAAGCGCGTCTTCAGGATTGCGAGCGCATCTACGACACGCCGCTCGATCATCCCATGCTTACTCACTGGCTACACAACATGGAGCAAGATAATGTGCTGCGGATGTTGCAATCGCTCGACTTCAGAAACGCCGCCGAAGACAATGTAAAAATTATCTTCGTGCCTTGCTATCTCAACGGCACAGACGGTATCTTCAACGCACCGTATTACGACATCATCCTTGGCAACGACCTCTGCGTCTATCCTTCCTACTACGAGCCCTGGGGTTATACCCCGCTTGAAGCCATTGCTTTCGGTATCCCTTGCATCACCACCGACTTGGCCGGTTTTGGACTTTGGGCCAATACGCAGATGGCGCGACCCGGAATCGAAAGCGGCGTGAAGGTGATTCACCGAACCGACTACAATTACCACGACGTAGCCGACGAGATCCAGTCCACCATCGTTCAATATGCCTCCCTAACCAAACCAGAAGTGGAGACCGCTCAACGCAACGCTAAGGCCCTCTCGAAAAAAGCCTTATGGACCCGGTTCATCGCCTATTACGCAACGGCCTACGACTTCGCTCTGCGCCGTGCAGAAGAAAGAAACAAGAATACAAAATCATAA
- a CDS encoding YggS family pyridoxal phosphate-dependent enzyme, with protein MSTDVAKNLHKVLNSLPTGVDLVAVSKFHPAHEIRVAYDEGQRIFGESHEQELSQKAAALPKDIQWHFIGHLQTNKVRHIAPYIAMVESVDSWKLLCEINRQAEKCHRVIDVLLELHLAEEETKYGFSPDACRKLLAAGEWRNLTHSRICGLMMMASHTDDEEQIRREMLTARQLFDELKQQYFPTDPAFRHRSWGMSHDYSIAIRCGSTLVRIGTSLFGERTY; from the coding sequence ATGAGCACAGACGTGGCGAAAAACCTGCACAAGGTGCTGAACAGTCTACCGACGGGAGTCGACCTGGTGGCGGTGAGCAAGTTTCACCCTGCCCATGAAATTCGCGTTGCATACGACGAAGGTCAGCGCATCTTTGGCGAAAGTCACGAGCAAGAACTCTCTCAAAAAGCAGCCGCCCTTCCAAAGGATATACAATGGCACTTCATCGGGCATCTGCAAACCAACAAAGTACGCCACATCGCTCCCTACATTGCAATGGTAGAATCAGTAGATAGTTGGAAGCTGTTATGCGAAATCAACCGCCAGGCCGAGAAATGCCACCGGGTGATCGACGTTCTGCTCGAATTGCACTTGGCCGAAGAGGAAACGAAATACGGATTCTCGCCCGACGCTTGTCGCAAGTTGCTCGCCGCCGGAGAATGGCGTAACCTCACACACTCTCGCATCTGCGGACTGATGATGATGGCCTCACACACAGACGATGAAGAACAGATTCGCCGTGAAATGCTCACCGCCCGTCAGCTCTTCGACGAACTCAAACAGCAATATTTCCCTACCGACCCTGCCTTCCGTCATCGCAGCTGGGGCATGAGCCACGACTATTCCATTGCCATTCGCTGTGGTAGCACGCTGGTAAGAATCGGAACCTCCCTCTTTGGCGAAAGAACTTATTAG
- the gmk gene encoding guanylate kinase has protein sequence MCSNQPSAPGRCIIFSAPSGSGKSTIIRWLMEEHPELRLTFSISCTSRPPRGNEQHGVEYFFLSPEEFRRRIKAGEFLEYEEVYKDRFYGTLTSQVERQLEEGQNVLFDVDVLGGCNIKRFYGQRALSIFVQPPSVEELRRRLNARATDAPEVIDSRIARAEYELSFATQFDRVILNDRLDQAQQQALQAIQSFLTPR, from the coding sequence ATGTGTTCAAACCAACCATCCGCCCCAGGGCGTTGCATCATCTTCTCGGCCCCCTCGGGCTCGGGTAAAAGCACCATCATCCGCTGGCTGATGGAAGAGCATCCCGAGTTGCGACTCACCTTCTCCATCTCCTGCACCAGCAGACCGCCGCGCGGAAACGAACAACACGGCGTGGAATACTTCTTCCTCTCGCCCGAAGAATTTCGCCGCCGCATCAAAGCCGGCGAATTTCTCGAGTACGAAGAGGTGTACAAAGACCGATTCTACGGCACACTCACCTCGCAAGTGGAACGACAACTGGAAGAAGGGCAAAACGTACTCTTCGACGTCGACGTGCTCGGCGGCTGCAACATCAAGCGGTTTTACGGACAGCGAGCACTGAGCATCTTCGTCCAACCGCCATCGGTGGAAGAACTGCGCAGACGGCTCAACGCCCGAGCCACAGACGCACCCGAGGTGATCGACAGTCGCATCGCACGCGCCGAATACGAACTGAGCTTCGCAACGCAGTTCGACCGCGTCATCCTCAACGACCGCCTCGACCAAGCCCAGCAACAAGCCCTCCAAGCCATCCAATCCTTCCTCACCCCAAGATGA
- a CDS encoding FtsX-like permease family protein — MNLPLFLARRIYNSDDKNRVARPAIRIAIAGVAIGLAVMLVSVSVVFGFKHTIRDKVVGFGSHIQVANFMTLQASEQYPIQMGDSMLRLLRQIPGVKHVQRYAVKQGVLKTETDFLGVAFKGIAADYDTTFLHQNLIAGSIPRFSDTHSTQQLLISDIMANELRLQVGDQIFAYFIDYNGIRVRRLRVAGIYRTHLSQYDRVTCFIDLYTAVKLNGWESDQASGAELTVDDFDRLSATERLLVQKVNRTVDRYGETYSSQTIKEACPQIFSWLDLLDLNVWIILGLMLAVAAVTMISGLLIIILERTAMIGLLKAVGARNRTIRHTFLWFSVFTIGKGLLMGNVIGIGLIALQRFTGLVRLDAATYYVSTVPVEFHPAVIFLLNLATLGICVLVLIAPSYLVSKIHPARSMRYE; from the coding sequence GTGAACCTACCTCTCTTTCTTGCTCGCCGTATCTACAACAGCGACGATAAAAACCGCGTGGCGCGTCCAGCTATTCGCATTGCCATTGCCGGTGTTGCTATCGGACTGGCTGTGATGCTCGTTTCTGTGAGCGTTGTCTTTGGATTTAAACACACCATCCGCGACAAGGTGGTGGGATTCGGCAGTCATATTCAGGTGGCCAACTTTATGACGTTGCAGGCCTCCGAACAATACCCCATACAGATGGGTGACTCGATGTTGCGGTTGCTTCGCCAGATTCCCGGTGTGAAGCATGTGCAGCGTTATGCGGTGAAGCAAGGCGTTTTGAAGACGGAGACAGATTTTCTCGGGGTGGCTTTCAAGGGGATTGCGGCCGACTACGACACCACTTTCCTTCATCAGAACCTGATAGCGGGTTCCATCCCTCGGTTTTCCGATACACACAGCACGCAGCAACTGCTTATCTCGGACATCATGGCTAATGAACTGAGGCTTCAGGTTGGGGACCAGATTTTTGCCTACTTTATCGACTATAACGGCATTCGGGTGCGTCGCTTGCGGGTTGCGGGTATTTACCGCACCCATCTTTCGCAGTACGACCGGGTGACTTGTTTCATCGATCTTTATACGGCGGTGAAGCTCAATGGATGGGAGTCCGACCAGGCCAGTGGGGCGGAGTTGACGGTGGATGATTTCGATCGACTTTCGGCGACGGAGCGTCTGCTTGTCCAGAAGGTGAATCGAACGGTAGATCGTTACGGTGAGACGTATTCTTCGCAGACGATCAAGGAGGCCTGTCCGCAGATCTTTTCTTGGCTCGATCTGCTCGATCTCAACGTTTGGATCATTCTTGGGCTGATGCTTGCCGTGGCTGCCGTGACGATGATTTCGGGTTTGCTCATCATCATTCTCGAGCGCACGGCGATGATAGGTCTTCTCAAGGCCGTTGGGGCACGCAACCGCACCATCCGGCATACTTTTCTTTGGTTCTCTGTTTTTACGATTGGCAAGGGACTCTTGATGGGCAACGTGATCGGTATCGGACTGATTGCTTTGCAGCGTTTTACGGGACTGGTGCGTTTGGATGCCGCAACTTATTATGTGAGCACGGTGCCGGTGGAATTTCATCCGGCGGTGATTTTTCTTCTCAATTTGGCGACGTTGGGCATCTGTGTTTTGGTACTCATTGCGCCGAGTTATTTGGTTTCGAAGATTCATCCGGCCCGATCGATGCGATACGAGTAG
- the galE gene encoding UDP-glucose 4-epimerase GalE, which yields MKQTILVTGGTGFIGSHTTVELQQAGYDVVIVDNLSNSNADVVDGIEQITGIRPAFEQVDCCDKAALEAVFSKYPSLCGIIHFAASKAVGESVEKPLLYYRNNILSLLNLLELMPRHNVRGIIFSSSCTVYGQPSSQHLPVTEDAPIQTACSPYGNTKQINEEIIRDCIHSGSPIKSIILRYFNPIGAHPTALIGELPNGVPMNLIPFVTQTAMGIRKELKIFGNDYDTPDGTCIRDYIYVVDLAKAHVKAMERVLDAHTPDIDYFNIGTGRGVSTYEVVTQFEKATGTKVNWTYAPRREGDIEKVWANPDKANNVLGWRAEASLEETLRTAWNWQLKLRERGLM from the coding sequence ATGAAACAGACCATCTTAGTGACCGGTGGAACCGGATTCATCGGTTCGCACACCACCGTAGAACTCCAACAAGCAGGCTACGACGTAGTAATCGTAGACAATCTCTCGAATTCCAACGCCGACGTAGTGGACGGCATCGAGCAGATCACCGGCATCCGACCCGCCTTCGAGCAAGTGGACTGTTGCGACAAAGCCGCCCTCGAAGCCGTATTCTCCAAATACCCCAGCCTCTGCGGCATCATCCATTTCGCCGCCTCGAAAGCCGTGGGTGAGAGCGTAGAAAAGCCCCTACTCTACTATCGCAACAACATTCTCTCATTGCTCAATCTCCTCGAGCTCATGCCCCGTCATAACGTGCGTGGCATCATCTTCTCGTCCAGCTGCACCGTCTACGGACAGCCCAGCAGTCAGCATCTACCCGTCACCGAAGATGCTCCCATCCAAACCGCATGCAGTCCCTACGGCAACACCAAGCAGATTAACGAAGAAATCATCCGCGACTGCATCCATAGCGGATCTCCCATCAAGAGCATCATCCTGCGCTACTTCAATCCCATCGGAGCCCACCCTACAGCCCTCATTGGCGAACTGCCCAACGGCGTACCCATGAATCTCATTCCCTTTGTGACGCAAACGGCGATGGGCATCCGTAAGGAACTGAAAATCTTCGGCAACGACTACGACACTCCCGACGGCACTTGCATCCGCGACTACATCTACGTGGTAGATCTGGCCAAGGCACACGTCAAAGCTATGGAGCGCGTACTCGATGCCCATACCCCCGACATCGACTATTTCAACATCGGCACAGGCCGCGGCGTGAGCACCTACGAAGTGGTGACCCAATTCGAGAAAGCCACCGGCACGAAAGTGAACTGGACCTATGCACCACGCCGCGAGGGCGACATCGAAAAGGTTTGGGCCAACCCCGACAAAGCCAACAACGTTCTGGGCTGGCGAGCAGAAGCCTCCCTCGAAGAAACGCTTCGCACGGCCTGGAACTGGCAGCTCAAACTACGCGAACGCGGACTGATGTAA
- a CDS encoding pyridoxal phosphate-dependent aminotransferase, which translates to MPEISVRGIEMPESPIRKLAPLAVAAKNRGIKVYHLNIGQPDLPTPQVGLDALKNIDRTVLEYSPSQGYLSYREKLTGYYKKYGIDITADDIIVTSGGSEAVLFAFMACLNPGDEIIIPEPAYANYMAFAISAGATIRTIATTIEEGFALPKVEKFEELINSRTRAIMICNPNNPTGYLYTRREMNQIRDLVKKYDLYLFSDEVYREYIYTGSPYVSACNLEGVEQNVILIDSVSKRYSECGIRIGALITKNAEVRATVMKFCQARLSPPLLGQIVAEASLDAPEEYFRSVYDEYVERRKCLIDGLNRIPGVYSPIPMGAFYTVAKLPVDDSEKFCRWCLEEFAYNGQTVMMAPASGFYTTPGAGRNQVRIAYVLKKEDLEQALLVLRKALEVYPGRENADS; encoded by the coding sequence ATGCCTGAAATTTCAGTTCGCGGAATAGAAATGCCGGAGTCGCCCATCCGAAAATTGGCTCCTCTTGCCGTTGCGGCAAAGAATCGCGGAATAAAAGTATATCATCTCAATATCGGACAGCCCGACCTTCCTACGCCGCAAGTAGGGCTCGATGCGCTGAAGAATATCGATAGAACGGTGCTGGAGTATTCTCCTTCACAGGGTTATCTGTCTTATCGCGAGAAACTCACGGGCTATTACAAGAAATATGGCATCGACATTACAGCCGACGATATCATTGTTACCTCGGGAGGATCGGAGGCTGTGCTTTTCGCATTCATGGCATGTTTAAATCCCGGTGACGAAATCATTATCCCTGAACCGGCTTATGCCAATTATATGGCGTTTGCTATTTCGGCAGGTGCCACTATCCGAACCATCGCCACTACGATTGAAGAGGGCTTTGCACTGCCCAAGGTAGAGAAGTTTGAAGAACTGATTAACAGTCGCACACGTGCCATTATGATTTGTAATCCCAACAATCCCACGGGCTATCTTTATACTCGTCGGGAGATGAACCAGATTCGCGACCTGGTGAAGAAGTACGACCTCTATCTTTTTTCCGATGAAGTGTACCGTGAATATATCTATACAGGTTCGCCCTATGTTAGTGCGTGCAATCTTGAGGGGGTGGAGCAGAATGTAATTCTTATCGACTCCGTTTCGAAAAGATATTCAGAATGTGGCATTCGTATTGGCGCATTGATTACCAAGAATGCCGAAGTGAGGGCAACGGTGATGAAGTTTTGTCAGGCCCGGCTTTCTCCTCCGCTACTGGGACAGATTGTTGCAGAGGCTTCACTCGATGCGCCGGAGGAATATTTCCGCAGCGTGTACGACGAATATGTGGAACGTCGGAAATGCCTTATCGACGGACTGAACCGTATTCCGGGAGTTTATTCTCCCATCCCGATGGGAGCGTTCTACACTGTAGCAAAATTGCCTGTAGACGATAGTGAGAAATTCTGCAGATGGTGTTTAGAGGAATTTGCTTACAATGGTCAGACTGTGATGATGGCTCCTGCCTCGGGGTTTTACACTACGCCGGGAGCCGGGCGGAATCAGGTGCGTATTGCCTACGTGTTGAAAAAAGAAGATCTTGAACAAGCTCTTTTAGTGTTGCGCAAGGCCCTTGAGGTTTATCCCGGGCGTGAGAATGCCGATTCATAA
- a CDS encoding DUF4494 domain-containing protein, with product MRSRTADWFETKIRYEKTMDDGMQKPITEQYVVDALSFTEAENSIIEEMSTYISGEFKITGIKPAPYHEIFFSENANDDKWYKTKLQFITIDEKSEKEKRSNINYLVQASSLQGAVKNIDEVMGGTMIDYIIASIVETQIMDVYEHSAITTKKPVDERPEYEEEDIKE from the coding sequence ATGAGATCAAGAACAGCAGACTGGTTTGAAACAAAAATCAGATACGAAAAGACAATGGATGATGGCATGCAGAAACCCATCACCGAACAATATGTTGTGGACGCTCTGAGTTTCACAGAAGCAGAAAACTCGATTATTGAAGAAATGTCTACCTACATCAGCGGTGAGTTCAAGATTACCGGCATCAAACCCGCACCCTACCATGAAATCTTCTTCAGCGAGAACGCCAACGACGACAAGTGGTACAAAACAAAGCTGCAATTCATCACCATTGACGAAAAGAGCGAGAAGGAGAAACGTTCCAATATCAACTATCTCGTCCAAGCCTCTTCACTTCAGGGTGCAGTGAAGAATATCGACGAGGTGATGGGTGGAACGATGATCGACTATATCATCGCCAGTATTGTTGAAACACAAATCATGGACGTTTACGAGCACTCAGCGATAACAACGAAGAAACCAGTAGACGAACGTCCCGAATACGAGGAGGAAGATATAAAAGAATAA
- a CDS encoding bifunctional (p)ppGpp synthetase/guanosine-3',5'-bis(diphosphate) 3'-pyrophosphohydrolase, whose protein sequence is MEEKLIFTQAEEEKTQELLDRLLKNDANGFLPDDCDKLRRHLSVSIDAGCLQRNAFGLNPILHALQTAEIAVEEIGVRRDAIIAVVLYTSVVAGNSSEEDIEKEFGAGVAQIIHGLARIQELYKRNPVIESENFRNLLISFAEDMRVILLMIADRVNLMRQVRDTLNEEARQQVAQEASYLYAPLAHKLGLYKLKSELEDLSLKYLEHDAYYLIKEKLNATKRVRDSYIERFIAPIQESLEQAGLHFHMKGRTKSIHSIWQKMKKQKCGFEGIYDLFAIRIIIDSPVEKEKMQCWQAYSIVTDMYMPNPKRLRDWLSVPKSNGYESLHITVLGPEKKWVEVQIRTERMDEIAEKGLAAHWRYKGIKGESGVDEWLSNIRAALESNDDLQLMDQFKMGLNEDEVFVFTPKGELLKFPKGATILDFAYRIHSGVGNRCVGGSINGRNVSLRTELKSGDEVEILTQNNQTPKPDWVNIVKTPRAKAKIKLSLKDALVKDSLYARELLERRMKNRKIDFDESTMMHLIKRMGFKLATDFYKQLADGKLDVGEVIETYVEVRNHDLNLNATPTRSATEYSFDHPDEETSRSKDDVLVIDRNLKGLDFSLAKCCQPIYGDPVFGFVTVSGGIKIHRDNCPNAPELRRRFGYRIVKARWSGKNAGQYSLTLKVVGNDDLGIVNNITSIISKEEKIVMRSINIDSHDSLFDGTIVIQLEDVSKLEALIKKIRAVKGVKHVSRI, encoded by the coding sequence ATGGAAGAGAAACTCATTTTTACGCAAGCAGAGGAGGAGAAGACGCAGGAGCTTCTGGATCGACTGTTGAAGAACGATGCCAACGGATTCCTGCCCGACGATTGTGACAAACTGCGCCGGCATCTCTCGGTCTCTATCGACGCCGGTTGTCTGCAACGCAACGCTTTCGGACTGAACCCCATCCTCCACGCTCTGCAAACAGCTGAGATTGCCGTCGAGGAGATTGGCGTACGTCGGGATGCCATCATCGCCGTAGTGCTTTACACGAGCGTCGTGGCGGGCAACTCTTCGGAGGAAGACATCGAGAAGGAATTCGGGGCAGGCGTGGCACAGATCATCCACGGATTGGCTCGCATTCAGGAGCTTTACAAGCGCAATCCTGTGATCGAGAGCGAGAACTTCCGCAATCTGCTCATTTCTTTTGCTGAAGACATGCGCGTGATTCTCCTCATGATTGCCGACCGGGTGAACCTGATGCGTCAGGTGCGCGACACGCTCAACGAGGAGGCCCGACAGCAAGTGGCCCAAGAGGCCAGTTATCTGTATGCGCCGTTGGCTCACAAACTGGGGCTCTACAAGCTGAAGAGCGAACTCGAAGACCTCAGTCTTAAATATCTCGAGCACGACGCCTACTATCTCATCAAAGAAAAGCTCAACGCCACCAAGCGAGTCCGCGACAGCTACATCGAGCGATTCATCGCCCCCATCCAGGAGAGCCTCGAGCAGGCCGGTCTGCATTTCCACATGAAAGGCCGGACGAAGAGCATCCACTCCATTTGGCAGAAGATGAAGAAGCAGAAATGTGGTTTCGAGGGCATCTACGACCTCTTTGCCATTCGCATCATCATCGATTCGCCCGTAGAGAAAGAGAAGATGCAGTGCTGGCAGGCCTACTCCATCGTGACAGACATGTACATGCCCAATCCCAAACGCCTGCGCGACTGGCTCAGCGTGCCCAAGAGCAACGGCTACGAAAGTCTGCACATCACCGTCTTGGGTCCTGAGAAAAAGTGGGTAGAAGTGCAGATTCGCACCGAGCGGATGGACGAAATCGCCGAAAAAGGCCTCGCCGCCCACTGGCGATACAAGGGCATCAAGGGTGAGAGCGGCGTCGACGAGTGGCTCTCCAACATCCGCGCCGCCCTCGAGAGCAACGACGACCTGCAACTCATGGATCAGTTCAAGATGGGCCTCAACGAAGACGAAGTGTTCGTCTTCACCCCCAAGGGCGAACTGCTCAAATTCCCCAAAGGAGCCACCATTCTCGACTTCGCCTACCGCATCCACTCCGGCGTGGGCAATCGATGCGTAGGCGGAAGCATCAACGGGAGAAACGTATCGCTGCGAACCGAACTCAAATCGGGCGACGAGGTGGAAATCCTCACCCAGAACAATCAGACTCCGAAGCCCGACTGGGTGAACATCGTCAAAACCCCGCGCGCCAAAGCCAAGATCAAGCTCTCGCTCAAAGACGCTCTCGTCAAAGACAGTCTCTACGCCCGCGAACTGCTCGAGCGGCGGATGAAGAACCGCAAGATCGATTTCGACGAGAGCACCATGATGCACCTCATCAAGCGGATGGGCTTCAAACTGGCCACCGACTTCTACAAACAGCTTGCCGACGGGAAGCTCGACGTGGGCGAGGTGATCGAGACCTACGTCGAGGTGCGCAACCACGACCTCAATCTCAACGCCACCCCCACGCGCAGTGCCACCGAATATAGCTTCGACCATCCCGACGAAGAAACCTCCCGCAGCAAAGACGACGTGCTCGTCATCGACCGCAACCTCAAAGGCCTGGACTTCTCTCTGGCCAAATGCTGCCAGCCCATCTACGGCGATCCCGTCTTCGGCTTCGTCACCGTGAGCGGCGGCATCAAAATCCACCGCGACAACTGCCCCAATGCCCCCGAACTGCGCCGACGATTCGGCTACCGCATCGTCAAAGCCCGCTGGAGCGGCAAAAACGCCGGTCAATACAGCCTCACCCTCAAAGTGGTGGGCAACGACGACCTGGGCATCGTCAACAACATCACGAGCATCATCTCGAAAGAAGAAAAAATCGTGATGCGTTCCATCAACATCGATTCCCACGACAGCCTCTTCGACGGAACCATCGTCATTCAGCTCGAAGACGTCTCCAAACTCGAGGCCCTCATCAAAAAAATCCGCGCCGTGAAAGGGGTCAAACACGTGAGCCGAATTTAA